A DNA window from Gloeocapsa sp. PCC 73106 contains the following coding sequences:
- a CDS encoding NYN domain-containing protein: protein MWDNFESDPIFSPKQVLENRGRVAIFIDGSNLFYAALQLGVEIDYSKLLHCLTASSKLLRSFFYTGVDPTNEKQQGFLLWMRRNGYRVIAKDLVQLPDGSKKANLDVEIAVDMMALVGSYDTAVLVSGDGDLAYAVDAVSYRGARVEVVSLRSMTSDCLINVADRYIDLEQIKEEIQKITKHDREYGHVPNLNILD, encoded by the coding sequence ATGTGGGATAATTTTGAAAGTGACCCGATATTTTCGCCTAAACAAGTTTTAGAAAATCGTGGTCGTGTGGCTATTTTTATTGACGGATCTAACTTATTTTATGCAGCTTTACAACTTGGCGTAGAGATAGACTACAGTAAATTATTACACTGCTTAACAGCGAGTTCCAAACTCCTACGTTCCTTCTTTTATACAGGAGTAGATCCTACCAATGAAAAACAACAAGGCTTTTTATTGTGGATGAGACGCAACGGTTATCGTGTCATCGCTAAAGATCTCGTACAACTTCCCGATGGTTCCAAAAAAGCGAATCTAGACGTAGAAATTGCTGTAGATATGATGGCTTTAGTAGGGTCTTACGACACCGCAGTTTTAGTCAGTGGTGACGGAGACTTAGCCTATGCAGTAGACGCGGTAAGTTACCGTGGTGCCAGAGTAGAGGTCGTTAGTCTACGTTCTATGACTAGTGATTGTCTCATCAACGTGGCCGATCGCTACATAGATTTAGAACAAATCAAAGAAGAAATTCAAAAAATTACCAAGCACGATCGCGAATATGGTCATGTTCCTAATTTAAACATTCTCGACTAA